From a region of the Helianthus annuus cultivar XRQ/B chromosome 5, HanXRQr2.0-SUNRISE, whole genome shotgun sequence genome:
- the LOC110940512 gene encoding BRAP2 RING ZnF UBP domain-containing protein 2 encodes MSEATLASTVAIHASTVADDYFRPSSISKLPITTDAGDSSTSSSNAYVTQAFPFSSGNPRIEETRGVMHLFLDDAVSSSSNLPVGRSPLICVLGVPNHMTYADFCQFCGSFIHHVLEMRVVRNDGMENRYSILVTFDDQNSTDAFHKHFNGRRFSSLETESCRVLFTVDVQYTRLIEHTQTSLASTEQPSCPVCLERLDQDMSGILTTMCNHSFHCSCISKWTDSSCPVCRYCQQQPEKSKCLICQTSENVWICLLCGFVGCGRYKEGHAIKHWKETQHCYSLELETQRVWDYVGDNYVHRLIQSKTDGKLVELNHHTEHFDDCGCGTDPGFSEALLNSRVESIVSEYNELLTTQLEDQKLYYESLLQEFEEQNERDISDSVKESLKKNTKLQKLQAKLDKGLKEKKFLDEINENLLRNKEIWEGIIIKTQEREKEALRLKDQKIQELEAQLQDLMMSLEETNTIEQSAATSQEKNGDVVSLETRSC; translated from the exons ATGTCGGAAGCGACTTTAGCAAGCACGGTGGCGATTCACGCATCAACTGTCGCCGACGACTACTTCCGGCCGTCCTCCATCAGTAAACTTCCGATCACCACCGACGCCGGCGACTCCTCCACCTCCTCGTCTAATGCTTACGTCACTCAGGCTTTTCCTTTCTCTTCTGGAAACCCTAGAATCGAAGAGACCAGAGGCGTCATGCATCTCTTTCTCGACGACGCCGTTTCGTCTTCTTCCAATTTACCT GTTGGAAGAAGTCCTCTTATTTGTGTACTTGGGGTGCCAAATCACATGACCTATGCTGATTTCTGCCAGTTTTGTGGCTCCTTTATTCATCATGTATTGGAGATGCGTGTTGTCAG GAATGATGGAATGGAGAACCGGTATAGTATTTTGGTAACGTTTGATGACCAAAACTCAACGGATGCTTTTCATAAGCATTTTAATGGAAGGCGCTTCTCATCTCTTGAG ACAGAGTCATGTCGTGTGCTTTTCACCGTTGATGTGCAATATACACGCCTAATCGAACACACACAAACTTCCCTTGCAAGCACAGAGCAGCCCTCATGTCCAGTCTGTCTTG AGAGATTGGATCAAGATATGAGTGGAATTTTGACGACAATGTGCAATCACTCATTCCATTGCTCATGTATTTCAAAGTGGACCGATTCTTCGTGCCCT GTGTGTCGTTATTGTCAACAGCAGCCTGAAAAGTCAAAATGTTTGATTTGCCAAACCTCTGAAAATGTCTGGATATGTCTTCTTTGTGGCTTTGTTGGCTGTGGGAG GTATAAAGAAGGGCATGCTATTAAACACTGGAAAGAAACACAACATTGTTACTCCCTCGAACTGGAAACACAACGTGTTTGGGACTACGTTGGAGATAATTACGTTCACCGTTTAATTCAATCTAAAACAGATGGAAAGCTGGTAGAGTTGAATCATCATACCGAGCATTTTGACGATTGTGGATGTGGCACCGATCCTGGATTTAGCGAGGCCCTTTTGAACAGTCGAGTTGAATCC ATTGTCAGCGAGTATAATGAGCTCCTAACCACCCAACTTGAAGATCAGAAGCTA TATTATGAATCGTTACTCCAGGAATTTGAAGAACAAAACGAGAGGGATATTTCAGACTCTGTAAAGGAATCTCTAAAGAAGAATACAAAATTGCAAAAATTGCAAGCCAAACTTGATAAAGGTCTCAAAGAGAAGAAGTTTCTAGATGAG ATTAATGAAAATCTTTTGAGAAACAAGGAGATATGGGAAGGCATTATTATAAAAACTCAAGAAAG GGAGAAAGAGGCTTTAAGGCTCAAAGATCAAAAGATACAAGAACTGGAGGCCCAG ctacaggatttgatgatgtCTCTTGAAGAAACAAACACGATAGAACAATCTGCTGCAACATCACAGGAGAAGAATGGGGACGTGGTATCACTCGAAACGAGGTCTTGTTGA